From a single Mus musculus strain C57BL/6J chromosome 12, GRCm38.p6 C57BL/6J genomic region:
- the Bag5 gene encoding BAG family molecular chaperone regulator 5: protein MDMGNQHPSISRLQEIQREVKAIEPQVVGFSGLSDDKNYKRLERILTKQLFEIDSVDTEGKGDIQQARKRAAQETERLLKELEQNANHPHRIEIQNIFKEAQALVKDKIVPFYSGGNCVTDEFEEGIQDIILRLTHVKTGGKVSLRKARYRTLTKICAVQEVIEDCMKKQPSLPLSEDVHPSVAKINSVMCEVNKARGTLIALLMGVDSSETCRHLSCVLSGLIADLDALDVCGRTEIRNYRREVVEDINKLLKYLDLEEEADSTHAFDLGQNHSIIKIENVLKRMREIKNELLQAQSPPELYLRAKTELQGLIGQLDEVSLEKNPCIREARRRAVIEVQILITYLDLKEALEKRKLFPCEEHPPHKAVWEILGNLSEILGEVLSFGGNRTDKNYIRLEELLTKQLLALDAVDPQGEEKCKAARKQAVKLAQNILSYLDMKSDEWEY, encoded by the coding sequence ATGGATATGGGAAACCAACACCCCTCCATTAGTAGGCTTCAGGAGATCCAGCGGGAAGTAAAGGCTATAGAGCCGCAAGTGGTCGGCTTCAGCGGCCTGTCGGATGACAAGAACTACAAGAGGCTGGAGAGGATTCTGACCAAACAACTTTTTGAAATTGACTCTGTGGATACGGAAGGAAAAGGAGATATCCAGCAAGCTAGGAAGCGGGCGGCACAGGAGACAGAACGTCTCCTCAAGGAGTTGGAGCAGAATGCCAACCACCCACACCGCATCGAAATCCAGAATATCTTTAAGGAGGCTCAGGCCCTTGTGAAAGACAAGATTGTGCCCTTTTACAGCGGAGGCAACTGTGTGACTGACGAGTTTGAGGAAGGCATCCAGGACATCATTCTGAGGCTGACGCACGTGAAGACCGGAGGGAAGGTCTCCTTGCGGAAAGCCAGGTACCGCACGCTCACCAAGATCTGCGCGGTACAGGAGGTTATTGAGGACTGTATGAAGAAGCAGCCGTCCCTGCCACTGTCTGAGGATGTGCATCCTTCAGTGGCCAAAATCAACTCTGTCATGTGCGAGGTGAACAAGGCCAGAGGGACGCTGATCGCACTTCTGATGGGCGTGGACAGTTCCGAGACTTGCAGGCACTTATCCTGCGTGCTGTCAGGACTGATTGCTGACTTAGATGCTCTAGATGTGTGTGGGCGTACAGAGATCAGAAATTATCGGAGGGAGGTGGTGGAAGATATCAACAAATTACTGAAATACCTAGACTTAGAAGAGGAAGCTGACAGTACACATGCATTTGACCTGGGACAGAACCATTccattataaaaatagaaaatgttctcAAGAGGATGAGAGAGATAAAAAATGAACTTCTCCAGGCGCAGAGCCCTCCTGAGTTGTACCTGAGGGCCAAGACAGAGCTGCAGGGCTTGATCGGACAGCTGGATGAAGTGAGTCTGGAGAAAAACCCCTGCATCCGGGAGGCCAGGAGGAGGGCGGTGATTGAGGTGCAGATCCTGATCACGTACCTGGACCTGAAGGAAGCCCTCGAGAAGAGGAAGCTGTTCCCATGTGAGGAGCACCCCCCACACAAGGCCGTGTGGGAGATCCTTGGGAACCTGTCTGAGATCCTGGGCGAAGTCCTTTCATTTGGTGGAAACCGAACTGATAAGAACTACATCCGTCTGGAGGAGCTACTGACCAAACAGTTGCTGGCTCTGGATGCCGTTGACCCACAGGGAGAAGAGAAGTGTAAGGCTGCCAGGAAACAGGCTGTGAAACTGGCCCAGAACATCCTCAGCTACCTGGACATGAAGTCGGACGAGTGGGAGTATTGA